In one window of Photorhabdus laumondii subsp. laumondii DNA:
- the purL gene encoding phosphoribosylformylglycinamidine synthase, translated as MKILRGSPALSAFRITKLLSVCQEQQLPVNDIYAEYVHFAEINASLSDVDSAKLQQLLKYGPSLAEHEPQGTLLLVTPRPGTISPWSSKATDIAHNCGLSQVVRLERGVAYYIQSGEMSDTQWQILSSLLHDRMMETVFTQLEQAEKLFSRQQPVPLKRIDILQAGRSALETANIELGLALASDEIDYLMDAFQKLGRNPTDVELYMFAQANSEHCRHKIFNADWIIDSQAQPKSLFKMIKNTYEQTPDYVLSAYKDNAAVMEGSAVGRFFASAENGSYDYHQEQAHILMKVETHNHPTAISPWPGASTGSGGEIRDEGATGRGAKPKAGLVGFSVSNLRIPGFEQPWEEDFGKPERIVSALDIMMEGPLGGAAFNNEFGRPALLGYFRTYEEKVNSHNGSELRGYHKPIMLAGGIGNIRDEHVKKGEISVGAKLIVLGGPSMNIGLGGGAASSMASGQSDADLDFASVQRDNPEMERRCQEVIDRCWQLGENNPILFIHDVGAGGLSNAMPELVSDGGRGGRFELRKILNDEPGMSPLEVWCNESQERYVLAVAPEQLPLFEEICRRERAPYAIIGEATEERHLLLNDEHFDNQPIDMPLDVLLGKTPKMLRDVTTLKASGESLERRDIDLAEAVKRIMHLPAVAEKTFLITIGDRSVTGMVSRDQMVGPWQIPVADCAVTTASLDSYYGEAMSMGERAPVALLDFAASARMAVGEALTNIASAYIQDLKRIKLSANWMSAAGHPGEDAGLYAAVKAVGEELCPALGLTIPVGKDSMSMKTRWHDQGEEREMTAPLSLVITAFARVEDVRRTVTPELSTDEDNALLLIDLGQGKNTLGGTALAQVYRLLGNKTADVRSAEQLAGFFNAIQQLIAEQKLLAYHDRSDGGLLVTLAEMAFAGHCGIEADISVFDEDILAGLFTEELGAVVQIRASDRGFVESILAEHGLADCVHYLGKAQAGDDFVIFSGNTEVYRQNRSTLRLWWAETTWQMQRLRDNPACADQEHQAKQDNQDPGLNVKLTFDISEDIAAPYILQQVRPKVAVLREQGVNSHVEMAAAFHRAGFEAIDVHMSDLLSGRIGLSQFQTLVACGGFSYGDVLGAGEGWAKSILFNERVRDQFAVFFARPDTLALGVCNGCQMMSNLRELIPGAEHWPRFVRNRSERFEARFSLVEITDSPSLFLQDMVGSRIPIAVSHGEGQVEFRNRQHLEMLESNQLVALRYVNNYGQVTENYPANPNGSVNGITAVTSLDGRATVMMPHPERVSRTVNNSWHPDEWREDGPWMRIFRNARKQLG; from the coding sequence ATGAAAATTCTACGTGGTTCACCTGCTTTATCTGCATTTCGTATCACTAAACTCCTTTCTGTGTGCCAAGAACAGCAACTTCCGGTCAATGATATTTATGCGGAATATGTTCATTTTGCAGAGATTAATGCATCTTTGAGTGATGTTGATTCAGCAAAGTTACAACAATTACTAAAATATGGACCTTCGCTGGCTGAACATGAACCCCAAGGTACATTGCTGTTAGTGACGCCTCGTCCGGGAACGATTTCCCCTTGGTCTTCCAAAGCAACCGATATTGCTCACAATTGTGGCCTGTCCCAGGTTGTGCGTCTGGAGCGTGGCGTGGCTTATTACATCCAAAGTGGTGAAATGAGTGATACACAGTGGCAAATATTGTCATCATTGCTGCATGATCGGATGATGGAAACGGTCTTTACTCAATTGGAACAGGCGGAAAAATTGTTTTCTCGTCAGCAACCGGTTCCGTTAAAGCGCATTGATATTCTGCAAGCAGGACGCAGTGCGTTAGAAACGGCCAATATTGAACTTGGATTGGCGTTAGCCTCAGATGAAATTGATTATCTGATGGATGCTTTCCAGAAATTAGGGCGCAATCCAACAGATGTTGAACTTTATATGTTTGCTCAGGCTAACTCAGAACATTGTCGTCATAAAATCTTTAATGCTGATTGGATTATTGATAGTCAGGCGCAGCCAAAATCGCTGTTCAAAATGATTAAAAACACCTATGAGCAGACACCTGATTATGTCCTGTCAGCCTATAAAGATAATGCCGCTGTGATGGAGGGATCTGCTGTTGGTCGTTTCTTTGCTAGCGCGGAAAACGGTTCATATGATTACCATCAGGAGCAGGCTCATATTCTGATGAAAGTGGAAACGCATAATCACCCGACGGCGATTTCTCCTTGGCCGGGCGCATCGACAGGTTCGGGGGGGGAAATTCGCGATGAAGGGGCGACCGGTCGTGGTGCTAAGCCAAAAGCGGGTCTGGTGGGATTTTCGGTATCCAATTTGCGGATACCGGGTTTTGAACAGCCGTGGGAAGAGGATTTTGGTAAACCAGAGCGTATCGTTAGTGCTCTGGATATCATGATGGAAGGCCCTTTAGGGGGCGCGGCATTTAATAATGAATTTGGTCGTCCGGCGTTGTTGGGCTATTTCCGTACCTATGAAGAAAAAGTAAACAGTCATAACGGTAGCGAATTACGTGGTTATCACAAGCCGATCATGCTGGCTGGTGGGATCGGTAATATCCGTGATGAACATGTCAAAAAGGGTGAAATTTCTGTTGGCGCAAAATTGATTGTGCTTGGTGGTCCGTCCATGAACATTGGATTGGGCGGAGGGGCCGCATCTTCTATGGCATCGGGGCAATCCGATGCTGATCTGGATTTTGCTTCGGTTCAACGCGATAACCCGGAAATGGAGCGCCGTTGTCAGGAGGTGATCGATCGCTGTTGGCAGTTAGGCGAAAACAATCCGATTCTGTTTATTCATGATGTGGGTGCTGGTGGGCTTTCCAATGCGATGCCTGAGCTGGTCAGTGATGGTGGTCGCGGTGGACGATTTGAGTTACGTAAAATTCTTAACGATGAGCCGGGAATGAGCCCGCTGGAAGTCTGGTGTAACGAATCACAAGAGCGTTATGTACTGGCGGTTGCGCCGGAACAACTCCCGCTATTTGAAGAGATTTGTCGGCGTGAGCGTGCGCCTTATGCCATTATCGGCGAGGCAACGGAAGAACGTCATTTGCTGCTTAATGATGAACACTTTGATAACCAGCCAATCGATATGCCTTTGGATGTACTGTTAGGTAAAACGCCAAAAATGTTGCGTGATGTCACTACATTAAAAGCGAGCGGTGAGAGCCTTGAACGCCGGGATATCGATCTGGCGGAAGCTGTTAAGCGCATCATGCATTTGCCGGCGGTGGCGGAAAAAACCTTCCTGATCACGATAGGCGATCGCTCTGTCACTGGCATGGTTTCTCGTGATCAAATGGTGGGTCCGTGGCAGATCCCAGTTGCGGACTGCGCTGTTACCACCGCCAGCCTTGATAGCTACTATGGCGAAGCGATGTCTATGGGGGAACGTGCGCCGGTTGCTTTGCTGGATTTTGCGGCTTCCGCCCGAATGGCGGTCGGTGAAGCGCTGACCAATATCGCTTCTGCTTATATTCAGGATTTAAAACGCATTAAACTTTCAGCAAACTGGATGTCTGCTGCGGGTCACCCAGGTGAGGATGCCGGTTTGTATGCGGCGGTTAAAGCGGTGGGTGAGGAGCTGTGTCCTGCGCTAGGGCTGACAATTCCGGTGGGTAAAGACTCCATGTCGATGAAAACCCGTTGGCATGACCAAGGTGAGGAGCGTGAAATGACGGCTCCTTTGTCACTGGTGATTACTGCTTTTGCCAGAGTGGAAGATGTCCGCCGTACAGTCACGCCGGAGCTTTCTACCGATGAAGATAATGCGTTGTTATTAATCGATCTGGGGCAAGGAAAAAATACGCTGGGCGGTACCGCATTGGCACAAGTTTACCGTCTACTGGGTAATAAAACCGCGGATGTACGTAGTGCTGAACAATTAGCGGGTTTCTTCAATGCAATTCAGCAACTGATTGCGGAACAAAAATTGCTGGCTTATCACGACCGCTCTGATGGTGGTTTACTGGTAACCTTGGCTGAAATGGCTTTTGCCGGCCATTGTGGCATTGAAGCTGATATCAGTGTATTTGATGAAGATATTCTGGCTGGGCTCTTTACAGAAGAGTTGGGTGCTGTAGTTCAGATTCGAGCATCGGATAGAGGATTTGTTGAAAGCATTTTGGCAGAACATGGTCTGGCCGATTGCGTACATTATTTGGGTAAAGCCCAAGCAGGTGATGATTTTGTTATCTTTAGTGGTAATACTGAAGTCTATCGCCAGAATCGCAGTACCTTGCGCTTATGGTGGGCAGAAACCACATGGCAAATGCAGCGTCTGCGCGATAACCCGGCGTGTGCAGATCAGGAACATCAGGCTAAACAGGATAATCAGGATCCTGGACTGAATGTAAAACTGACCTTTGATATTTCAGAAGATATTGCAGCGCCTTACATCTTGCAGCAGGTAAGGCCGAAAGTGGCTGTACTGCGTGAACAGGGCGTTAACTCCCATGTTGAAATGGCCGCGGCATTCCACCGAGCAGGCTTTGAGGCGATTGATGTTCATATGAGTGATTTGTTGTCTGGACGTATTGGATTGAGCCAATTCCAGACACTGGTTGCCTGTGGTGGTTTCTCGTATGGTGACGTATTGGGGGCAGGTGAAGGTTGGGCGAAATCAATTCTGTTTAATGAACGTGTCCGTGATCAGTTTGCCGTTTTCTTTGCACGACCTGATACGTTAGCGCTGGGTGTTTGTAATGGTTGCCAGATGATGTCTAACTTGCGGGAATTGATCCCGGGTGCAGAACATTGGCCGCGTTTTGTACGTAACCGCTCAGAGCGATTTGAAGCACGATTTAGTTTGGTGGAAATTACTGACAGCCCGTCACTGTTCTTACAGGATATGGTCGGTTCTCGTATACCGATTGCGGTTTCTCATGGGGAAGGGCAAGTAGAATTCCGTAATAGACAGCATCTTGAGATGCTTGAAAGCAACCAGTTAGTGGCTTTGCGTTATGTGAATAACTATGGTCAGGTTACGGAAAACTATCCCGCTAACCCCAATGGTTCAGTGAATGGCATTACCGCAGTGACTAGCCTTGATGGTCGAGCAACCGTGATGATGCCGCATCCAGAAAGGGTATCTCGCACGGTGAATAACTCTTGGCATCCAGATGAGTGGCGCGAAGATGGCCCGTGGATGCGAATTTTCCGTAATGCTCGTAAACAGTTAGGGTAG
- a CDS encoding Orn/Lys/Arg decarboxylase N-terminal domain-containing protein, which produces MINLDINEQNKIMVVSSHVFRPTTANGRAFTELIEALKKNNFAVILAATFQDGIATVSSDSSLCCIFVDWTSGDNNYESHKQVLELLKEIRKHNTTIPVLLTAEYSSIDTLTLEVMGLADEFVWMLEDTAGFIASRASSLIKKYYAQLLPPFTRALLQYTQESPEYSWTAPGHQGGVALTKTAAGRELINFFGENLFRSDIGIERKILGSLLDHTGAIKESEEYAATIFGAHQSYCVLNGTSGSNRIIMGAVIGEKEIIICDRNCHKSIGQGLIMTGALPVYLIPQRNRYGIIGPIPRDQFQPEYIQQLIDQHPLKAIAIDNKPVYAVITNCTYDGICYHAEQAQDLLAKSVDQIHFDEAWFAYARFNPMYKHRYSMRDDPNDFDNNGPTIFATQSTHKMLAALSQSSYIHIRNGKKPIEHSRFNESYMMHSTTSPLYSLIATNEIAAAMMDGPQGQRLIQNAINEAVDFRLTLAKTHHQFKQKDDWFFLPWNAREIISADSGKLIPFHEANREQLATDPSCWVLKEGEKWHGFTNLSAEWCLLDPTKVGILCPGMNDNDELLENGIPAEILSAYLSQHDIVPARTTDFIVLCLFSIGVTKGKWGTLINVLLNFKKHYDANTSLKQCLPKLAKQYPEYYENMGLKDISDKIFGYIKEYEMDIEQKKSFSQLPEIVKLPRQAHLDHMAGRTEHLPLNELAGRISAVSVIPYPPGIPIILPGERFGDEHAPRLQYIRQLGEWNNKFPGFEKILEGAEMINGEYHIWVLKE; this is translated from the coding sequence ATGATTAATTTAGACATTAACGAACAAAACAAAATTATGGTCGTCAGCAGCCATGTATTTAGACCGACGACGGCGAATGGTCGAGCCTTTACCGAGTTAATAGAAGCATTAAAAAAGAACAATTTCGCTGTTATCCTGGCGGCTACATTCCAAGATGGCATAGCTACCGTTTCTTCTGATTCCTCACTATGCTGTATTTTTGTTGATTGGACTTCAGGAGATAATAACTATGAATCTCATAAACAAGTGTTAGAATTACTGAAAGAGATACGCAAACACAATACAACCATTCCGGTATTGTTGACCGCGGAATATTCCAGCATCGACACACTGACACTTGAAGTCATGGGATTGGCAGATGAATTTGTCTGGATGCTTGAAGACACGGCTGGATTTATCGCCTCTCGCGCCAGTTCGCTAATTAAGAAATATTATGCGCAATTATTACCGCCTTTCACTCGTGCATTACTGCAATACACTCAAGAATCACCAGAATATTCCTGGACTGCTCCTGGACATCAAGGCGGTGTTGCACTGACTAAGACAGCGGCAGGAAGAGAATTAATTAATTTCTTTGGGGAAAATTTATTTCGAAGTGATATTGGAATAGAAAGAAAAATACTTGGCTCACTGCTAGATCATACAGGTGCGATTAAAGAATCAGAAGAATATGCCGCAACGATTTTTGGTGCCCATCAAAGCTATTGCGTGCTTAACGGCACTTCGGGTTCTAACCGTATTATCATGGGTGCCGTTATTGGTGAGAAAGAGATTATTATATGCGATCGCAATTGCCATAAATCGATTGGACAAGGTTTAATAATGACTGGGGCTTTGCCCGTATATCTTATTCCTCAACGCAACCGCTATGGTATTATTGGCCCCATTCCCAGAGATCAATTTCAACCAGAATATATCCAACAACTCATTGATCAACACCCATTAAAAGCGATCGCAATAGACAATAAGCCTGTTTATGCGGTCATCACCAACTGTACTTATGATGGAATATGTTATCACGCAGAACAAGCACAAGATTTACTAGCAAAAAGTGTTGATCAAATTCATTTTGATGAAGCCTGGTTTGCTTATGCGCGTTTTAATCCTATGTATAAACATCGTTACTCAATGCGTGATGACCCAAATGATTTTGACAATAATGGCCCGACAATATTTGCCACTCAATCCACGCATAAGATGTTAGCAGCGCTATCACAATCATCCTATATCCATATCCGCAATGGCAAAAAACCCATTGAACATTCCCGTTTCAACGAGTCTTATATGATGCACTCCACAACTTCACCGCTATATTCGCTTATCGCCACTAATGAAATTGCAGCGGCCATGATGGATGGCCCACAGGGGCAAAGACTGATACAAAACGCTATCAATGAAGCCGTAGACTTCCGTCTGACATTAGCAAAAACCCATCATCAATTTAAACAAAAAGATGATTGGTTTTTCTTACCCTGGAATGCCAGAGAGATTATTAGCGCAGATAGCGGTAAATTAATTCCCTTCCATGAAGCAAACAGAGAACAATTAGCAACGGATCCTTCCTGTTGGGTATTAAAAGAGGGAGAAAAATGGCATGGATTTACCAATCTATCAGCAGAATGGTGCCTGCTAGATCCAACAAAAGTTGGTATTTTATGCCCAGGAATGAATGATAATGATGAATTGCTGGAAAATGGCATTCCAGCCGAAATTCTTTCCGCTTATCTCAGCCAGCATGACATTGTGCCGGCGCGTACCACCGATTTTATTGTTCTTTGCCTGTTTTCTATCGGCGTCACCAAAGGTAAATGGGGAACATTAATCAATGTATTGTTGAATTTCAAGAAACACTATGACGCTAATACTTCACTTAAACAATGTTTGCCAAAACTCGCGAAGCAATACCCTGAATATTATGAAAACATGGGGCTCAAAGATATTTCGGATAAAATATTTGGGTATATAAAAGAATATGAAATGGATATTGAGCAAAAGAAATCATTTAGCCAATTACCTGAGATAGTGAAACTCCCCCGACAAGCACACCTTGATCATATGGCAGGCCGTACTGAACATTTACCACTTAATGAACTCGCCGGGCGCATATCGGCTGTAAGTGTCATTCCTTATCCACCAGGTATACCAATAATCCTACCGGGAGAACGTTTTGGTGATGAACATGCCCCCCGGTTACAATATATTCGCCAACTCGGTGAATGGAATAACAAGTTCCCCGGCTTTGAAAAAATCCTGGAAGGCGCAGAGATGATAAACGGCGAGTACCATATATGGGTACTAAAAGAGTGA
- a CDS encoding gp53-like domain-containing protein, translating to MSLYSGFPPDNVPTHLLNKALRQSSTIASVVANFMSTQCGKDVLDNGDLATLNKTFTDSLECHANKNFPGSLSLNGYQQLPGGLILQWGRHNFTPLAINKVILPTPFKQGCLKVFMSPVGDWIFPMSAAPNGTLNTFNSWVAARTINAYGTEIKLSAGDTYVYGDYFAIGF from the coding sequence TTGAGTTTGTATTCTGGGTTTCCACCAGATAATGTTCCCACTCACTTATTAAATAAGGCACTACGCCAGTCATCGACAATAGCCTCTGTTGTGGCTAATTTTATGTCCACTCAGTGTGGAAAGGATGTCTTAGATAATGGTGATTTGGCAACCCTTAATAAGACTTTTACTGATTCATTAGAGTGTCATGCGAACAAAAATTTCCCCGGTAGTTTATCACTTAATGGTTATCAACAACTGCCGGGTGGATTAATACTTCAATGGGGAAGACATAATTTTACTCCATTAGCGATAAACAAAGTTATTTTACCAACGCCTTTTAAGCAGGGTTGTCTGAAGGTTTTTATGTCACCTGTTGGTGATTGGATATTTCCGATGTCAGCCGCACCTAACGGGACATTGAATACTTTTAACTCTTGGGTTGCAGCGCGAACGATTAATGCTTATGGGACTGAAATCAAGTTATCTGCTGGTGATACTTATGTATATGGAGATTATTTTGCAATCGGGTTTTAA
- the mltF gene encoding membrane-bound lytic murein transglycosylase MltF, with protein MNNIKINYFVIIVIALFSAAIISLNISWPNKQQEQINRIITRGELRISTISSPLIHLTGKKEANGFDYELVQRFANYLGVKLEIKFRKNINQLFDDLEKGEADFLAAGLTYHQERLDQTRTGPAYYSVSQQLIYRKGTPRPRSFKDLKGKLLVASGSAHASTLKKIEKENFPELEWEETPQYNTRELLEQVSEGKLDYTLGDSINVALQQRTHPNLAVAFDVSEDNPLTWYLKRIDDYSLYAAMLDFFSQLTEKNVMPRLEEKYFGHVHSFDYFDTLSFLSAIDNILPTYQPLFEKYSGDISWKLLAAIAWQESHWDPQAISPTGVRGLMMLTNQTAKGLGVVDRLDPEESIKGGAIYLQNLMKRLPENIPKDERIWFALAAYNMGYGHMLDARKLTASQKGNPDSWLDVKKRIPLLSQKKYYTNTTYGYARGHEAYRYIENIRRYQLSLVGYLQAKENRKKLIPQENQPK; from the coding sequence TTGAATAATATAAAAATAAATTATTTCGTTATCATTGTTATCGCTCTTTTTTCTGCCGCCATCATTAGTCTGAACATCAGTTGGCCGAATAAACAGCAGGAGCAGATTAACAGGATCATTACCAGAGGAGAGCTACGGATCAGCACCATTAGCTCACCTCTGATCCATCTTACCGGTAAGAAAGAAGCCAATGGATTTGATTACGAGCTGGTACAACGCTTTGCTAATTACCTTGGCGTCAAATTAGAAATCAAATTTAGAAAAAATATCAATCAGTTATTTGATGATCTGGAAAAGGGTGAGGCTGATTTTCTGGCCGCTGGCCTGACTTATCATCAAGAAAGGCTGGATCAAACCCGCACAGGTCCAGCTTACTATTCTGTATCCCAACAACTGATTTATCGCAAAGGGACTCCACGCCCTCGCTCTTTTAAAGACTTAAAAGGTAAACTGCTGGTCGCTTCTGGTTCTGCTCATGCCAGCACATTGAAAAAGATAGAAAAAGAGAATTTTCCTGAACTCGAATGGGAGGAGACACCGCAATATAACACTCGCGAACTACTGGAACAGGTATCAGAAGGTAAACTGGATTATACGTTAGGTGACTCGATTAATGTCGCGTTGCAACAACGTACTCACCCTAATCTGGCCGTCGCTTTTGATGTGAGTGAAGATAACCCGCTGACATGGTATTTAAAACGCATTGACGACTACAGCCTTTATGCTGCCATGCTGGATTTTTTCAGCCAGCTAACGGAAAAAAATGTCATGCCACGGTTGGAGGAGAAATACTTTGGTCACGTCCACTCATTTGATTATTTCGATACACTCTCTTTTCTCAGTGCCATCGATAATATTCTGCCTACCTATCAGCCACTATTTGAAAAATATTCCGGTGATATCAGTTGGAAACTGCTCGCTGCCATTGCCTGGCAAGAATCTCATTGGGACCCACAGGCAATCTCACCCACGGGTGTGCGTGGCCTGATGATGTTAACCAACCAGACGGCTAAAGGGTTAGGCGTCGTTGATCGCCTTGATCCGGAGGAGAGTATTAAAGGAGGGGCGATCTATCTGCAAAATCTAATGAAACGACTACCTGAAAATATCCCTAAAGATGAGCGCATCTGGTTTGCACTGGCAGCTTACAATATGGGTTATGGACATATGTTAGATGCCCGCAAACTGACGGCATCACAGAAAGGAAATCCCGATAGCTGGCTTGATGTCAAAAAACGGATTCCACTATTAAGCCAGAAAAAATATTATACAAATACCACCTATGGCTATGCCCGTGGACATGAAGCTTATCGCTATATTGAAAATATTCGCCGTTATCAGCTTAGTTTAGTCGGATATTTACAGGCCAAAGAAAATCGGAAAAAATTAATTCCCCAAGAAAACCAACCAAAATAA
- the tadA gene encoding tRNA adenosine(34) deaminase TadA, with the protein MIEIYSDEYWMQQAIERAIKAWEQGEIPVGAILVADNKIISEGWNQSIIAHDPTAHAEIIVLRKGGERLRNYRLINTTLYVTLEPCTMCAGAMIHSRIQRLVYGASDMKTGAVGSLVDILRHPGMNHQIDITSGVLAEECSTMLSAFFKQRRQQHKALKAARKQQEENQDSLF; encoded by the coding sequence GTGATTGAAATCTATAGTGACGAGTATTGGATGCAGCAGGCCATCGAACGAGCAATAAAGGCGTGGGAGCAGGGGGAAATACCTGTTGGTGCTATATTGGTTGCTGATAATAAAATCATCTCGGAAGGTTGGAATCAGTCTATTATCGCGCATGATCCCACCGCTCATGCTGAAATTATTGTGTTACGCAAAGGGGGAGAGCGGTTACGAAATTATCGTTTGATAAATACCACCTTATACGTCACCCTCGAACCTTGCACTATGTGCGCTGGTGCTATGATACATAGCCGAATACAGCGGCTGGTTTATGGCGCCAGCGATATGAAAACTGGCGCCGTAGGTTCTTTGGTTGATATATTGCGCCATCCTGGCATGAATCATCAAATTGATATTACCAGTGGTGTGCTTGCTGAGGAATGTTCGACGATGTTGAGCGCTTTTTTCAAACAACGTCGGCAGCAACATAAAGCATTAAAAGCCGCCAGAAAACAGCAGGAAGAAAATCAAGATTCACTCTTTTAG
- a CDS encoding IS5 family transposase (programmed frameshift), with amino-acid sequence MARYDLPDEAWELLLPLLPPEHSQRAGHPYVEHRRVINGMFWILCSGAPWRDLPERYGSWKTVYNRFNRWAKSGLINLIFNKLLSILDEQGLVDWSAISLDGSNIRAAHCAAGGQKKHPDVTENHGLGRSQGGYGSKIHLAVDGKGYPLNVVLSAGQCHESQYAVRLLDGLGIQRKNGFMKRRSKAVIADKGYASHALRNRLKSQGIKVIIPYKSNEKARSDGRVKFDHETYRRRNVVERCFGRLKEHRRIATRYEKTARNYIAMVKLGCIRLFLKAII; translated from the exons ATGGCTCGTTACGACCTTCCTGATGAAGCATGGGAGTTACTGCTCCCCTTATTGCCCCCTGAACATTCTCAACGGGCGGGACATCCTTATGTTGAACACCGCCGGGTTATCAACGGCATGTTTTGGATACTCTGTTCCGGTGCCCCCTGGCGGGATTTACCCGAACGTTATGGTTCCTGGAAAACCGTCTATAATCGCTTTAATCGGTGGGCAAAATCGGGGCTCATTAACCTCATTTTCAATAAGTTATTGTCAATACTGGATGAACAAGGTTTAGTTGATTGGTCAGCTATATCTCTGGATGGCAGTAACATTCGTGCGGCACATTGTGCGGCGGGCG GCCAAAAAAAACATCCCGATGTCACCGAAAATCATGGCCTGGGTCGCTCTCAGGGTGGTTATGGCTCCAAAATCCATCTGGCGGTCGATGGAAAAGGCTATCCACTGAATGTGGTACTCAGTGCAGGTCAATGTCATGAAAGTCAATATGCAGTGCGCCTGCTGGATGGTCTGGGTATTCAGCGTAAAAACGGTTTTATGAAACGTCGTTCAAAAGCGGTGATTGCTGATAAAGGTTATGCCAGCCACGCATTACGTAACCGGTTAAAAAGTCAGGGAATAAAAGTGATAATTCCCTATAAATCAAATGAAAAAGCGCGGTCAGATGGACGGGTTAAATTCGACCATGAAACGTATCGAAGAAGAAATGTTGTAGAAAGATGTTTTGGTCGACTCAAAGAGCATCGTCGCATCGCCACCCGTTATGAAAAGACAGCAAGAAATTATATCGCTATGGTGAAATTAGGTTGTATCCGCTTATTTCTTAAGGCCATAATTTAA